One genomic region from Skermania piniformis encodes:
- a CDS encoding YlbL family protein, with protein MNRRIVTLLAALAPVTVLGVLGSVLAVPYVALGPGPTFNTLGDADGKPVVDIRGAELDPTSGHLNMTTVSVRDGLSLFEAFGYWISGRSALVPRSEVYPPDKSREEIDQDNADEFTQSEDSAELAALRYLKYPLKVQIGAVADPGPSNGTLRSGDDLLSVDGTPVADPKAVQNAVSGRPPGTELPLVVRRDGADVPVTVRLGARPDDPAKGYLGITPTESGDVPFTVDFNLADIGGPSAGLMFSLAVVDKLSPGELSGGGFVAGTGTIDNAGVVGPIGGIRFKMIAAREAGATTFLVPADNCSEARQQPPAGLRLIKVEKLDDAVGSLEALTHGGDTPTCN; from the coding sequence GTGAATCGACGGATCGTCACGCTCCTCGCGGCTCTGGCACCGGTGACCGTGCTCGGTGTGCTGGGTTCGGTTCTCGCGGTGCCTTACGTCGCGCTCGGGCCGGGCCCGACGTTCAACACCCTCGGTGACGCGGACGGCAAGCCGGTGGTCGACATCCGGGGGGCCGAGCTGGACCCGACGTCCGGGCATCTGAACATGACGACGGTGTCGGTGCGTGACGGCCTGAGCTTGTTCGAAGCGTTCGGCTACTGGATCAGTGGCCGGTCCGCTCTGGTGCCGCGGTCCGAGGTATACCCGCCGGACAAGTCGCGGGAAGAGATCGACCAGGACAATGCGGACGAGTTCACCCAATCCGAGGACAGCGCCGAGCTGGCCGCGCTGCGGTATCTCAAATATCCGCTGAAGGTGCAGATCGGCGCGGTCGCCGACCCCGGGCCGTCGAACGGCACGTTGCGTTCGGGTGACGATCTGTTGAGCGTCGACGGCACACCGGTCGCTGACCCGAAGGCGGTGCAGAACGCCGTTTCCGGCCGGCCCCCCGGCACCGAATTGCCGCTGGTGGTCCGCCGCGACGGTGCCGACGTACCGGTCACCGTGCGGCTCGGTGCTCGACCGGACGATCCGGCCAAGGGTTACCTCGGGATCACGCCGACCGAATCCGGCGATGTGCCGTTCACCGTGGACTTCAATCTCGCCGACATCGGCGGTCCGTCCGCCGGTCTGATGTTCAGCTTGGCGGTGGTCGACAAGTTGAGTCCGGGCGAGCTCAGTGGGGGTGGCTTCGTGGCCGGCACCGGCACCATCGACAACGCCGGCGTGGTCGGCCCGATCGGCGGTATCCGGTTCAAGATGATCGCGGCGCGGGAGGCGGGTGCGACTACCTTCCTGGTGCCGGCCGACAACTGCAGCGAGGCTCGCCAACAGCCGCCCGCCGGGTTGCGACTGATCAAGGTCGAAAAGCTCGACGACGCGGTCGGGTCGCTCGAGGCGCTCACCCACGGCGGCGACACGCCGACCTGCAATTGA
- a CDS encoding transglycosylase family protein gives MRSNRRFTHLLGAAALFGGLVAGAVGITASNATAEGHNWDGVAACESGGDWSINTGNGFSGGLQFTESTWQEYGGSGMAHNASKAEQIRVAENVLAGQGPGAWPVCGQYLTGGQSAGVTETAPRATTPSQPDYRQVSQPAPQPTPAEPTVPTTEPEISPTTEPWTTDQRTTEQWTADLSPAVTQPDYRELAARTVDRVVEQSNYLAGQAERLAAQHDALHAQVQQFVGNAGVAIGSVPR, from the coding sequence ATGCGATCCAACCGGAGGTTCACTCACCTGCTCGGTGCCGCCGCTCTCTTCGGCGGGCTGGTCGCCGGAGCAGTCGGCATCACCGCCAGCAACGCGACCGCCGAAGGGCACAACTGGGACGGGGTGGCGGCCTGTGAGAGCGGTGGCGACTGGTCGATCAATACCGGCAACGGGTTCTCCGGTGGCCTGCAGTTCACCGAGAGCACGTGGCAGGAGTACGGCGGCAGCGGCATGGCGCACAACGCCAGCAAAGCCGAGCAGATTCGCGTGGCGGAGAATGTGCTCGCCGGTCAGGGCCCCGGCGCGTGGCCGGTGTGCGGCCAGTACCTGACCGGTGGTCAGTCCGCCGGAGTCACCGAAACGGCGCCGCGTGCCACCACCCCATCGCAACCGGACTATCGACAGGTGTCGCAACCGGCGCCACAGCCGACTCCGGCGGAGCCGACCGTACCGACTACCGAGCCGGAAATATCCCCGACCACCGAACCGTGGACCACGGATCAACGGACCACCGAGCAGTGGACCGCCGACCTGTCGCCGGCGGTGACCCAGCCCGATTACCGCGAACTGGCTGCCCGGACCGTCGACCGTGTCGTCGAGCAGAGCAACTACCTCGCCGGACAAGCGGAGCGGCTCGCCGCCCAGCACGACGCGCTGCACGCCCAGGTTCAGCAGTTCGTCGGTAATGCCGGTGTTGCGATCGGCTCGGTACCGCGCTGA
- a CDS encoding zinc-dependent metalloprotease has translation MTDLPFGFSSGDDDPDRAKNRPGGDSSGAQGFDPQSFDAAALGQMLTQFGQMLTNMGQTGGAGPVNYDLAKQIARQQLGASVPPVSAGAQQAVADATHLVDVWLDGATTLPAGSGPAVAWTPVDWIERTLDTWRRLCDPVAQQIAGLWTANLPAEAKDFAGPMIGMIGQMGGMAFGSQLGQALGQLAQEVLTSTDIGLPLGPTGTSALLPNTIGEFAKGLEQPEREVLVFLAAREAAHQRLFQHVPWLRRRLLDTVEEYARGIEMDLSGIERAAQGLDPTALMDPTKLEEILAQGALEPHTTPEQQAALERLETLLALIEGWVETVVTSALGERLPGVSAMSETLRRRRAGGGPAEQTFATLVGLELRPRKLREAATLWQRLTDETDIERRDGVWSHPDLLPDSADLDTPDGFVTQVGSNSELDDPIAALEQTEARERAEREAATDSATDDDRPADS, from the coding sequence ATGACCGACCTCCCCTTCGGATTCTCGAGCGGCGACGATGATCCGGATCGCGCAAAGAACCGTCCCGGCGGCGACTCCTCCGGCGCGCAGGGATTCGACCCGCAGTCGTTCGATGCCGCCGCACTCGGCCAGATGCTGACCCAATTCGGCCAGATGCTGACCAACATGGGGCAGACCGGCGGGGCCGGTCCGGTCAACTACGACCTCGCCAAGCAGATCGCCCGGCAACAGCTCGGCGCCTCGGTACCGCCGGTCTCGGCCGGTGCGCAGCAGGCGGTGGCCGATGCCACCCACCTGGTCGATGTGTGGCTGGACGGTGCCACCACGTTGCCGGCCGGTTCCGGGCCAGCAGTCGCTTGGACACCGGTCGACTGGATCGAACGGACGCTCGACACCTGGCGCCGGCTCTGCGATCCGGTCGCGCAGCAGATAGCCGGGCTGTGGACGGCCAATCTGCCCGCCGAGGCGAAGGATTTCGCCGGGCCGATGATCGGGATGATCGGACAGATGGGCGGGATGGCGTTCGGCTCGCAGCTCGGGCAAGCGCTGGGTCAGCTCGCACAGGAAGTGCTGACCTCGACCGACATCGGTCTGCCACTCGGGCCGACCGGTACGTCGGCGTTGTTGCCGAACACCATCGGCGAGTTCGCCAAAGGTCTGGAACAGCCCGAACGGGAGGTACTGGTCTTCCTGGCCGCGCGGGAAGCCGCCCACCAGCGGCTGTTCCAACACGTGCCGTGGTTGCGGCGGCGGCTGCTCGACACGGTCGAGGAGTATGCCCGCGGCATCGAGATGGACCTGTCCGGGATCGAGCGGGCGGCCCAAGGGCTGGACCCCACCGCGCTGATGGATCCGACCAAGTTGGAGGAGATCCTCGCGCAGGGCGCGCTGGAACCGCACACCACGCCGGAGCAGCAGGCGGCGCTGGAACGGTTGGAGACCTTGCTCGCCCTGATCGAGGGCTGGGTCGAGACGGTCGTGACGAGTGCACTCGGCGAGCGGCTGCCCGGGGTGTCGGCGATGAGCGAAACTCTGCGGCGGCGGCGAGCGGGCGGCGGTCCCGCCGAGCAGACTTTCGCAACTCTGGTCGGGTTGGAGCTGCGCCCGCGCAAACTGCGCGAAGCGGCGACGCTGTGGCAGCGGCTGACCGACGAGACGGACATCGAGCGGCGCGACGGCGTCTGGTCGCACCCGGATCTGCTGCCGGACTCGGCCGACCTGGACACCCCGGACGGATTCGTCACGCAGGTAGGGAGCAATTCCGAGCTCGACGACCCGATCGCCGCATTGGAGCAGACCGAAGCCCGGGAGCGCGCCGAACGCGAGGCCGCAACCGATTCGGCGACCGACGACGATCGACCGGCCGACAGCTGA
- a CDS encoding helix-turn-helix transcriptional regulator — protein MSGSEQDGVAVVVGVDGAGRTHRLAAIVGTAPTVRIMPIQRPDEVIALLPAGSAGVLVTVDDAHRIEPSVLRLLTVAARSGVPMILTRRPTIDSPELADLEAAVAARGVVAELSPLSDAQVAQVLSRDTPGRAADLDRVEEIRQASAGVPVWVVALAGAAGPAQVRARVARQLGRLAVPMRRLATVLSLDLDLADDTLAAASDTHLAELAPALRALTESGLIAPGTEGLIPAVAAAVRELAGPAELRRARESVARAVPAGEPLRAAEQWHAARPRSAAAAQAYLAAGEQLRFVDPEAAAVWFDRAVDAGADPGEVAAGRAETAILLGRPVDLDGPVTPVGAARLSVAGGVAAAHQGRAARAAAALLASPTPGPVLAVPALVATGSLERARTVPIDDSAVALSGRRLASAALTMAADPAAAVSVSLEAAELWEQAGAVGGLLPDTPHAVAAVLAVTAGDTATAEHQLTRAIDSGVGGPAAVVRHRLLLAWVRLRAGSYGTARSELARLRDMPLPGREAMLLTALEAGLARRSGDVALLDDAWQRAQPMLARRAVDLLTAEIVEELLVAATRLRELHSVRPVLADLEQMIAGLGRPAVWSVTVGWIRLQVAVAADDPVAAAAAVDALPLVDGPAELAGRQRAQCVAAGVWADALSGAVDAVAVLSAADELAAVRLPWEASRLCGQAAIRVRDSAAARQLLERARDLAEPVGGDAPGGLTEREVQVGRLLLAGHAHKEISAQLFISPKTIEKHVANMRRKLGVTTRAEFSVALRGLLDGRLSDGRLSGAYLSDG, from the coding sequence GTGAGTGGGTCGGAACAGGACGGCGTCGCCGTCGTGGTCGGCGTGGACGGCGCCGGACGGACCCACCGGTTGGCGGCGATAGTCGGCACGGCTCCGACGGTCCGGATCATGCCTATCCAGCGGCCGGACGAGGTGATCGCCTTGCTCCCGGCCGGCTCGGCCGGCGTCCTGGTCACCGTCGACGACGCGCATCGCATCGAGCCGTCGGTGCTGCGTCTGCTGACCGTTGCCGCTCGGTCGGGTGTCCCGATGATCCTGACCCGGCGGCCGACCATCGATTCACCCGAACTGGCCGACCTGGAGGCCGCGGTGGCCGCCCGGGGCGTGGTTGCCGAGCTGTCCCCGCTCAGCGATGCCCAAGTCGCCCAGGTGCTGAGCCGCGATACCCCGGGCCGGGCTGCCGATCTCGATCGGGTCGAGGAGATCCGGCAGGCGTCGGCGGGGGTGCCGGTCTGGGTGGTGGCTTTGGCTGGTGCGGCCGGCCCGGCGCAGGTCCGCGCCCGGGTCGCCCGTCAGCTCGGTCGGTTGGCTGTCCCGATGCGCCGGCTTGCGACGGTGCTGTCGCTCGACCTCGATCTCGCCGACGACACGTTGGCCGCGGCGTCCGACACTCACCTTGCCGAGCTGGCGCCGGCGCTTCGCGCCTTGACGGAATCGGGCCTGATCGCGCCCGGTACCGAAGGGTTGATTCCGGCCGTCGCAGCAGCAGTCCGGGAACTCGCCGGTCCGGCCGAGCTGCGTCGGGCCCGCGAGTCGGTCGCTCGTGCGGTACCGGCCGGTGAGCCACTGCGGGCCGCCGAGCAGTGGCATGCCGCGCGGCCGCGATCGGCCGCGGCGGCGCAGGCCTACCTCGCCGCGGGCGAGCAGCTCCGATTCGTCGACCCCGAGGCGGCTGCGGTCTGGTTCGACCGGGCAGTCGACGCCGGGGCGGATCCGGGCGAGGTCGCCGCCGGGCGTGCGGAGACGGCGATTCTGCTCGGTCGGCCGGTCGACCTGGACGGACCGGTCACCCCCGTCGGCGCGGCGCGGCTGTCCGTGGCCGGTGGGGTCGCCGCAGCACACCAGGGGCGCGCCGCCCGAGCCGCAGCTGCGTTGTTGGCGAGTCCGACCCCGGGGCCGGTGCTGGCCGTGCCGGCGCTGGTCGCGACCGGCTCGCTCGAACGGGCCCGCACAGTGCCGATCGACGATTCGGCGGTGGCCTTGTCCGGCCGCCGACTGGCCTCGGCCGCACTCACGATGGCTGCGGACCCGGCTGCCGCGGTGTCGGTGTCGCTGGAGGCGGCGGAATTGTGGGAGCAGGCCGGCGCAGTCGGAGGCTTGTTGCCGGACACGCCGCATGCCGTCGCAGCGGTGTTGGCGGTGACGGCCGGCGATACCGCGACCGCCGAACATCAGCTCACCCGTGCGATCGACAGCGGGGTGGGCGGGCCGGCCGCCGTCGTCCGCCACCGGCTGCTGCTGGCCTGGGTTCGCCTACGCGCCGGGAGCTATGGCACAGCTCGGAGCGAGCTGGCCCGGCTTCGGGACATGCCGCTGCCGGGGCGCGAGGCGATGCTGCTGACCGCACTCGAGGCCGGTCTGGCTCGCCGGTCCGGCGACGTCGCACTCCTCGACGACGCTTGGCAGCGGGCTCAGCCGATGCTGGCCCGCCGCGCGGTCGACCTGCTCACGGCGGAAATCGTCGAGGAGTTGCTGGTCGCGGCGACTCGGCTGCGCGAGCTGCACAGCGTGCGGCCGGTGCTTGCCGACCTGGAGCAGATGATCGCCGGGCTCGGTCGGCCCGCGGTCTGGTCGGTCACCGTCGGCTGGATCAGGTTGCAGGTTGCCGTAGCCGCCGACGATCCGGTGGCGGCGGCGGCTGCTGTCGACGCATTGCCGCTCGTCGACGGGCCCGCCGAGTTGGCCGGTCGGCAGCGCGCGCAGTGTGTCGCCGCCGGGGTGTGGGCGGACGCCTTGTCGGGGGCGGTCGATGCCGTCGCCGTGCTGTCCGCGGCCGACGAGCTGGCGGCGGTCAGGTTGCCTTGGGAAGCCTCCCGGTTGTGTGGGCAGGCCGCCATCCGCGTCCGAGACTCCGCGGCGGCGCGGCAGTTGCTGGAGCGGGCGCGAGACCTGGCCGAGCCGGTGGGTGGCGATGCGCCGGGTGGACTGACCGAACGTGAGGTGCAGGTCGGCCGGCTCCTGCTGGCCGGACACGCGCACAAGGAGATCAGCGCACAGCTGTTCATCTCGCCCAAGACGATCGAGAAGCACGTCGCGAACATGCGTCGCAAGCTGGGCGTGACCACTCGCGCCGAGTTTTCGGTGGCGTTGCGCGGCTTGTTGGACGGCCGTCTTTCGGACGGACGCTTGTCGGGCGCGTATTTGTCGGACGGCTGA
- a CDS encoding plasmid pRiA4b ORF-3 family protein: MTEFDLDEGDEGMLEDDVRLDQVVAGVGDRLWYDYDFGDGWEHVIKVEAVLPDPPAEIELVTGRRACPPEDVGVPWGYEGVAAWVAGGYDDALLPGQFEDVRHARDWLPVGWEPATFDLEAARAAVREVLEPVDGE; this comes from the coding sequence ATCACCGAGTTCGACCTCGACGAGGGTGACGAAGGCATGCTCGAGGACGACGTTCGCCTCGACCAGGTGGTCGCCGGGGTGGGCGACAGGCTCTGGTACGACTACGACTTCGGCGACGGCTGGGAGCATGTCATCAAGGTCGAGGCCGTCCTTCCTGATCCGCCCGCCGAGATCGAACTCGTGACCGGGCGACGTGCCTGCCCGCCCGAGGACGTCGGCGTTCCCTGGGGCTACGAGGGGGTCGCGGCGTGGGTGGCCGGCGGCTACGACGACGCTCTGCTACCCGGTCAGTTCGAGGACGTCCGACACGCTCGGGACTGGCTCCCGGTCGGCTGGGAGCCGGCTACTTTCGATCTCGAGGCGGCTCGCGCCGCTGTCCGCGAAGTGTTGGAGCCCGTCGACGGCGAGTGA
- a CDS encoding PPA1309 family protein yields MTLAEPQQRALARCVREVAEFVGEQGWDRPPQLFALVPTAELVAAEPSLAAQLADAAPLTPIAQEPLPAGDRTPLDEYLATLRWPPAVTGCVLVQPITVLPPTAETMLDDALGPLLADPDAADRAARNAAQTHPDRRQARLFAGVLRDGAELCLIQLRPDAAADGESDLLSYPDLASGLLIALRQTLE; encoded by the coding sequence ATGACGTTGGCCGAGCCGCAGCAGCGTGCACTGGCCCGCTGCGTGCGGGAAGTGGCGGAATTCGTCGGCGAGCAAGGCTGGGACCGGCCGCCGCAGCTGTTCGCGTTGGTTCCGACGGCCGAGTTGGTCGCGGCCGAACCGTCGCTGGCCGCACAACTCGCCGACGCCGCGCCGCTGACGCCGATCGCCCAGGAACCGCTACCGGCCGGCGACCGCACCCCGCTCGACGAGTATCTGGCGACGCTGCGCTGGCCGCCCGCGGTTACCGGCTGTGTTCTGGTGCAACCGATCACGGTGCTGCCGCCGACTGCCGAGACGATGCTCGACGACGCACTGGGACCGCTGCTGGCCGACCCGGACGCGGCGGACCGCGCAGCCCGCAACGCGGCACAGACCCATCCCGACCGACGCCAGGCGCGTCTGTTCGCCGGCGTGTTGCGGGACGGGGCAGAACTGTGCCTGATCCAGCTGCGCCCGGACGCAGCCGCCGACGGCGAATCGGACCTGCTCAGTTATCCCGATCTGGCCAGCGGACTGCTCATCGCACTTCGGCAAACCCTGGAGTAA
- a CDS encoding UPF0182 family protein has protein sequence MGMRPPTGLPSMSRRGRVLLVSALALAVLLLVGPRLVGAYTNWLWFGEVGFRSVYLKVLLTRLLLFLVVAVVVGGIVATALWLAYRSRQVLVPMAGPNDPIARYRTTVMSRLRLFGIGLPVMFGVLSGLVAQSNWATVQLFLNGGSFGTKDPQFGLDVGFYAFSLPFYRMVLNWLFVAVVVGFLASLITHYIFGGLRLAGRDGTLTRAARVQLAVFAGTFVLLKAVAYWLDRYSLLSSSRKEPTFTGASYTDINAVLPAKLILLAIALICAAAFFAGVFLRDLRVPAMATALLVLSSILVGAVWPMVMEQFSVRPNAADKERAYIERNIAATREAYGITPDRVTYQDYPGIGSKNPNDVPADVTTIANTRLLDPNVLSRTFTQLQQLKNFYGFPPTLDIDRYDIDGELQDYIVAAREIAPKSLTGNQTDWINRHTVYTHGNGFVAAPANRVNAIARTTQEAAGSSNNSGYPVFDLSEAEKKVIAVDQPRIYFGEVMAEANPDYAIVGGNGQSPREYDTDADRYTYTGSGGVSIGNWFNRLAFAAKYTERNILFSGAIGSDSKIVFNRDPRDRVQKVAPWLTADGDAYPAVIDGRIVWIVDAYTTLDNYPYAERSSLEGLVEDSIDQNTGRLVPQKQVSYIRNSVKATVDAYDGTVTLYQVDRNDPVLDAWMGVFPDAVQPEDKISPALRAHFRYPEDLFKVQREMLAKYHVDDPGEFFRTNAFWSVSSDPTVDGGGTGSKQPPYYVLIGDKDTGKPSFNLTSAMVGYDRDFLSAYVSVKSDPDGYGKFTVLRLPTNSQLQGPQQTQTAIVADPRWASDRTFLSGSNRIQYGNLLTLPIADGGVLYVEPVYTERNTQTTATFPQLTKVLVSYPQPDAQVRVGYAATLAEALDQIFGPGTGRSATTPGAAPEAPVPAPEPTGTPAAQPPPAASGNRDAAVTELDSALDNVRSAQQSGDLAQLGSALDRLQKAVDGYRATGG, from the coding sequence GTGGGCATGCGCCCCCCGACCGGTCTCCCTTCGATGTCGCGGCGCGGCCGGGTGTTGCTGGTCAGTGCCCTGGCCCTGGCGGTGCTGTTGCTGGTCGGGCCACGCCTGGTCGGGGCCTACACCAACTGGTTGTGGTTCGGGGAAGTCGGTTTCCGCAGCGTGTACCTGAAGGTGCTGCTCACCAGGCTGCTGCTGTTCCTGGTCGTCGCCGTCGTGGTCGGCGGGATCGTCGCGACCGCACTGTGGCTCGCCTACCGCTCGCGTCAGGTGCTCGTACCGATGGCCGGACCGAACGACCCGATCGCACGGTATCGGACGACGGTGATGTCGCGGTTGCGACTGTTCGGGATCGGGCTCCCGGTGATGTTCGGTGTGTTGTCCGGTCTGGTGGCCCAGTCGAACTGGGCGACCGTGCAGTTGTTCCTCAACGGCGGTTCGTTCGGCACGAAGGACCCCCAGTTCGGCCTCGACGTCGGGTTCTACGCGTTCTCGCTGCCGTTCTATCGAATGGTGCTCAACTGGCTGTTCGTCGCGGTCGTCGTCGGCTTTCTGGCCAGCTTGATCACGCACTACATCTTCGGCGGATTGCGACTCGCCGGTCGGGACGGCACTCTGACCCGGGCCGCCCGGGTTCAGCTCGCCGTGTTTGCCGGGACCTTCGTGTTGCTCAAGGCGGTGGCCTACTGGCTCGATCGGTACTCGCTGCTGTCGTCGAGCCGCAAAGAACCGACGTTCACCGGGGCCAGCTACACCGACATCAATGCGGTACTGCCGGCGAAATTGATCCTGCTGGCGATCGCACTGATCTGTGCGGCGGCGTTCTTCGCCGGAGTTTTCCTGCGCGACCTGCGGGTACCGGCGATGGCGACGGCGCTGCTCGTACTCTCGTCCATTCTCGTCGGTGCGGTATGGCCGATGGTGATGGAGCAGTTCTCGGTTCGGCCGAACGCCGCCGACAAGGAACGCGCGTACATCGAGCGCAACATCGCCGCTACCCGAGAGGCATACGGGATCACGCCGGACCGGGTGACCTACCAGGACTACCCGGGGATCGGCTCGAAGAACCCCAACGACGTGCCGGCCGACGTGACCACGATCGCGAACACTCGGCTGCTCGATCCGAACGTGTTGTCCCGTACCTTCACCCAGCTGCAGCAGCTGAAGAACTTCTACGGTTTCCCGCCGACCCTGGATATCGATCGCTACGACATCGACGGCGAGCTGCAGGACTACATCGTTGCTGCGCGCGAGATCGCGCCGAAGAGCCTGACCGGTAACCAGACCGACTGGATCAACCGGCACACCGTCTACACCCACGGCAACGGCTTCGTGGCTGCGCCCGCCAACCGGGTGAACGCGATCGCCCGGACCACCCAGGAAGCGGCCGGCTCGAGCAACAACAGCGGCTATCCGGTGTTCGACCTCAGCGAAGCCGAGAAGAAGGTGATCGCGGTCGATCAACCGCGGATCTACTTCGGTGAAGTGATGGCCGAGGCAAATCCGGACTATGCGATCGTGGGTGGCAACGGTCAGTCGCCGCGGGAGTACGACACCGATGCCGACCGCTACACCTACACCGGATCCGGCGGGGTGTCGATCGGCAACTGGTTCAACCGGCTGGCGTTCGCTGCCAAGTACACCGAGCGCAACATCCTGTTCTCCGGCGCGATCGGCTCGGACTCGAAGATCGTGTTCAACCGGGATCCCCGGGACCGGGTGCAGAAGGTGGCGCCGTGGCTGACTGCCGACGGTGACGCGTATCCGGCGGTTATCGACGGTCGGATCGTGTGGATCGTCGATGCCTATACGACACTGGACAACTACCCGTATGCCGAGCGGAGTTCGTTGGAGGGTTTGGTCGAGGACAGCATCGATCAGAACACCGGTCGGCTGGTGCCGCAGAAGCAGGTGTCCTATATCCGGAACTCGGTGAAGGCGACGGTCGACGCCTACGACGGCACCGTGACGCTGTATCAGGTGGATCGCAACGACCCGGTCCTGGATGCCTGGATGGGTGTGTTCCCGGACGCGGTGCAGCCGGAGGACAAGATCAGCCCAGCGTTGCGGGCACATTTCCGTTATCCCGAGGATCTGTTCAAGGTGCAGCGCGAGATGCTGGCGAAGTACCACGTGGACGATCCGGGGGAGTTCTTCCGGACCAACGCCTTCTGGTCGGTCTCCAGCGATCCGACGGTGGACGGCGGTGGCACCGGGAGCAAGCAGCCGCCGTATTACGTATTGATCGGGGACAAGGACACCGGTAAGCCGTCGTTCAACTTGACCAGTGCCATGGTCGGCTACGACCGGGACTTCTTGTCCGCCTACGTGTCGGTGAAGTCCGATCCGGATGGCTACGGCAAGTTCACCGTGCTGCGGCTGCCGACCAACTCGCAGCTGCAGGGCCCGCAGCAGACGCAGACCGCGATCGTCGCGGACCCGCGTTGGGCCTCGGACCGGACCTTCCTGTCCGGCTCCAACCGGATCCAGTACGGCAATCTGCTGACGTTGCCGATCGCCGATGGCGGTGTGCTCTATGTCGAGCCGGTATATACCGAGCGCAACACCCAGACCACCGCGACGTTCCCGCAGCTGACCAAGGTGTTGGTCAGCTATCCGCAGCCGGATGCGCAGGTGCGGGTGGGTTATGCCGCGACGCTCGCCGAGGCGCTGGACCAGATCTTCGGGCCCGGTACCGGCCGGTCGGCGACGACGCCCGGCGCCGCGCCGGAAGCCCCGGTGCCGGCTCCGGAGCCGACCGGGACCCCGGCCGCCCAGCCGCCGCCGGCGGCGAGCGGGAACCGGGACGCGGCGGTCACCGAGCTCGATTCGGCGTTGGACAACGTCCGCAGCGCCCAGCAGAGCGGTGATCTGGCCCAGTTGGGGTCGGCGTTGGATCGGCTGCAGAAGGCGGTGGACGGCTACCGGGCAACCGGCGGGTAG